One genomic segment of Primulina tabacum isolate GXHZ01 chromosome 9, ASM2559414v2, whole genome shotgun sequence includes these proteins:
- the LOC142555069 gene encoding putative 3-beta-hydroxysteroid-Delta(8),Delta(7)-isomerase has product MADVVNHPYIPTDLNLPGFVPGFLSQSTILAVYGISSVLVVFFMWILSGLFHKKSKVNRVLMCWWIFTGLTHIILEGYFVFSPEFYKKTTPHYLAEVWKEYSKGDSRYAGRDSGVIAVEGITAVLEGPACLLAVYAIATKKTYNYILQVAICLGQLYGTAVYFVTSILEGDNFAASPFYYFAYYIMANIWWVIIPTIIVIHCWKKICAAVKFQEQRKAKTD; this is encoded by the exons ATGGCAGATGTGGTGAACCACCCCTATATTCCAACAGATCTGAATTTGCCCGGATTCGTGCCTGGGTTCCTTTCACAATCGACCATTCTTGCCGTATATGGCATCTCTTCTGTGCTTGTTGTTTTCTTCATGTGGATTTTGTCTG GGCTGTTTCATAAGAAGTCAAAAGTTAATAGAGTGCTTATGTGCTGGTGGATATTCACGGGCCTTACCCACATTATTCTGGAGGGATATTTTGTCTTCTCTCCAGAATTTTACAAAAAAACGACTCCACATTACCTTGCTGAAGTTT GGAAAGAATACAGCAAAGGTGATTCAAGGTATGCAGGACGGGATTCTGGAGTTATCGCTGTTGAAGGAATCACAGCTGTTTTAGAGGGTCCAGCTTGTCTCCTTGCAGT GTATGCTATAGCTACAAAGAAAACATATAACTACATACTCCAAGTGGCCATTTGTCTGGGGCAGCTTTACGGAACTGCAGTGTATTTTGTTACATCTATATTAGAAGGAGATAACTTTGCTGCAAGTCCATTTTATTATTTTGCTTATTACATTATGGCTAACATATGGTGGGTTATTATACCTACCATCATTGTCATCCATTGCTGGAAGAAGATTTGTGCTGCAGTCAAGTTTCAAGAACAGAGAAAGGCGAAAACCGATTAA
- the LOC142555072 gene encoding uncharacterized protein LOC142555072 produces the protein MAICFSYASLPILKKRSFTKSTPRILPTKKQLLISCQSGSDPDEGYLLDAPASVGDGFSFSGGKYSDEPSPADQWFEQGKIVKAHSVAGGSGEKAKEPIFGLALASSSQTSSDLFRWFYVESGSPSNPPIVLIHGFPSQAYSYRNVLPILSKTNRAIAFDWLGFGFSDKPQPKYGFDYTLDEYVASLESVINEFSKDKVTLVVQGYFSPVVVRYASNHQDKLDNVILLNPPLTAKHAELPSTLAIFSNFLLGEIFSQDPLRASDKALTSCGPYKIKEEVAMVYRRPYLTSGSAGFALNAISRSMKKELKGCVEEMREILMGANWKVETTICWGQRDRWLSYDGVEDFCNESKHRLITLPTAGHHVQEDCSEEVGNLIAGIVSTRGRT, from the exons ATGGCCATCTGCTTCTCCTATGCTTCACTTCCAATCCTCAAAAAGCGCAGCTTCACCAAATCAACTCCACGAATCCTCCCAACGAAGAAACAGCTTCTCATAAGCTGCCAGTCTGGGAGTGATCCCGACGAG GGTTATTTGTTGGATGCTCCAGCTTCAGTGGGAGATGGGTTTTCCTTTAGTGGAG GTAAATATTCAGATGAACCAAGTCCTGCTGACCAATGGTTTGAGCAAGGGAAGATT GTAAAAGCGCATTCAGTTGCTGGTGGCAGTGGGGAGAAAGCCAAAGAACCGATTTTCGGACTTGCTTTGGCTAGTTCTTCACAGACCTCATCTGATTTGTTCAG ATGGTTTTATGTCGAAAGCGGAAGCCCTAGCAATCCTCCAATTGTTTTAATTCACGGTTTCCCATCACAG GCATATTCCTATCGCAATGTTCTACCTATACTCTCAAAGACTAACCGTGCTATTGCTTTTGATTGGCTAG GGTTTGGATTTTCAGATAAACCTCAACCAAAATATGGCTTTGACTACACTTTGGATG AATATGTGGCATCATTAGAGTCTGTTATCAATGAATTCTCGAAAGATAAGGTTACCCTTGTTGTCCAG GGATATTTCTCTCCGGTTGTGGTCAGATATGCAAGCAATCATCAAGATAAGTTAGATAATGTCATTCTCCTGAATCCTCCG CTGACAGCAAAACATGCCGAACTTCCATCGACGTTGGCTATATTCAGCAACTTTTTGTTGGGGGAAATTTTTTCTCAG GATCCTTTAAGAGCCAGTGATAAAGCCTTGACTAGCTGTGGTCCTTACAAGATCAAGGAAGAAGTCGCAATGGTTTACAGAAGACCATACCTCACTTCTGGTTCTGCCGGTTTTGCTCTTAATGCAATTAGTAGATCAATGAAAAAGGAACTAAAG GGCTGTGTGGAAGAGATGAGAGAAATACTCATGGGAGCAAATTGGAAAGTTGAGACTACTATTTGTTGGGGTCAAAGAGACCGCTGGTTAAGTTATGACGGTGTCGAAGATTTCTGCAATGAATCTAAACATCGATTGATCACACTTCCTACG GCAGGGCATCATGTGCAGGAGGATTGCAGCGAAGAAGTAGGAAATCTCATTGCTGGAATCGTTAGCACACGAGGGCGTACATGA
- the LOC142555071 gene encoding uncharacterized protein LOC142555071, with translation MHAFVHHSHRFPLDLIRFGQSSLSPMTSSMVLPSISLKKCAFGAPESCRSYRHLGFKNEIRRISRLNLGKSRVFMSVAVGSQTAVDDALFRDYKPSTAFLFPGQGAQAVGMGVEAQKVPAAAELYKRANDILGFDILDICINGPKEKLDSTVLSQPAIYVTSLAAVEVLRARDGGQEIIDSVDVTCGLSLGEYTALAFAGAFSFEDGLKLVKLRGEAMQDASDAVKSSMVSIVGLDSAKVQELCDAANEEVDEANKVQIANFLCTGNYAVSGGLKGIEAVEAKAKSFKARMAVRLAVAGAFHTGFMEPAVSRLEAALASTEIRIPRIPVISNVDAEPHADPETIKKILARQVTSPVQWETTMKTLLSSGLAKSYELGPGKVIAGIVKRMDKGAPIENINA, from the exons ATGCATGCATTTGTCCACCACAGCCATCGATTCCCACTCGATCTCATTCGTTTCGGTCAGTCATCTCTATCCCCAATGACTTCCTCCATGGTTCTCCCTTCGATTTCTCTCAAGAAATGCGCTTTTGGAGCTCCCGAATCTTGCAGAAGCTACAGGCATCTGGGTTTCAAGAATGAGATTCGGAGGATTTCTCGGTTGAATTTGGGAAAATCAAGGGTTTTCATGAGCGTGGCAGTCGGATCTCAGACTGCTGTTGATGATGCGCTCTTCAGAGACTACAAGCCTTCTACTGCTTTCCTCTTTCCTGGTCAG GGTGCACAAGCAGTTGGAATGGGTGTGGAGGCTCAAAAAGTGCCTGCTGCTGCTGAACTGTACAAAAGAGCAAATGATATTTTGGG GTTCGACATTTTGGATATTTGCATCAATGGACCAAAGGAAAAGCTTGACAGCACTGTTCTAAGCCAG CCAGCTATTTATGTCACAAGTTTAGCTGCAGTTGAGGTGCTCCGAGCTCGTGATGGTGGGCAGGAAATAATTGACTCTGTGGATGTGACATGCGGATTGAGTTTGGGAGAATACACTGCTCTTGCATTTGCTGGAGCTTTCAG CTTCGAGGATGGGCTGAAACTGGTTAAATTAAGGGGTGAAGCCATGCAG GATGCTTCTGATGCTGTTAAAAGTTCAATGGTTAGTATTGTTGGTCTAGACTCTGCGAAGGTGCAAGAGCTTTGTGATGCTGCCAATGAGGAAGTAGATGAAGCAAACAAAGTTCAAATCGCAAATTTCTTGTGTACT GGAAATTATGCTGTATCTGGAGGACTTAAAGGAATTGAAGCTGTGGAAGCAAAAGCAAAATCATTCAAGGCTAGAATGGCG GTCCGATTAGCTGTAGCTGGTGCTTTCCACACTGGATTTATGGAACCAGCTGTATCAAGACTAGAAGCTGCTTTGGCATCTACAGAAATTCGCATCCCCAGAATACCAGTTATATCTAACGTTGATGCAGAACCACATGCAGATCCTGAAACAATAAAGAAAATACTCGCTCGTCAG GTGACTTCTCCTGTTCAATGGGAGACGACAATGAAGACTCTATTAAGCAGTGGATTGGCAAAGAGCTACGAATTAGGACCTGGAAAG GTTATAGCTGGTATCGTAAAAAGGATGGATAAAGGTGCTCCCATTGAGAATATCAATGCCTAA